The Prunus persica cultivar Lovell chromosome G8, Prunus_persica_NCBIv2, whole genome shotgun sequence genome includes a region encoding these proteins:
- the LOC18767036 gene encoding protein BEARSKIN2: MANSSTGGVPPGFRFHPTDEELLHYYLKKKVSFQKFDMEVIREVDLNKMEPWELQERCRIGSTPQNEWYFFSHKDRKYPTGSRTNRATNAGFWKATGRDKCIRNTFKKIGMRKTLVFYRGRAPHGQKTDWIMHEYRLEDGDDPQGNLSSEDGWVICRVFKKKNLFKVGNEGGSSSMNSSDHQQLNNTSSTNQARSFMHTHRDNEYLLRQQHSQAFELNNPGLHYAHLQPPPQYSLFQPQALIPTHKPIAGYDYTQLPSDDSPGHGMVKQLMTNPRDCESGSESLRYQACEPGLEVGTCEPNQAPMVAGGGGRDHHDQGGMNEWGMLDRLVTSHLGNDQDSSSKGARYDQNANAAASSVTQINNHLSLRGEMDFWGYGK, from the exons ATGGCTAATTCATCGACTGGGGGTGTGCCTCCAGGGTTTCGATTCCATCCGACAGACGAAGAGCTGCTTCACTACTATTTGAAGAAGAAGGTCTCGTTTCAGAAGTTTGACATGGAGGTGATTAGAGAGGTGGACTTGAATAAGATGGAACCTTGGGAGTTGCAAG AGAGATGTAGGATCGGATCGACACCACAAAATGAGTGGTACTTTTTCAGCCACAAGGACAGGAAGTACCCAACAGGTTCTCGGACAAATAGGGCTACAAATGCTGGGTTTTGGAAGGCAACAGGGCGGGACAAGTGCATCCGAAACACCTTCAAGAAGATTGGCATGAGAAAAACCCTTGTTTTCTACAGAGGGAGAGCTCCCCATGGCCAAAAGACCGACTGGATTATGCATGAGTATCGCCTTGAAGATGGTGATGATCCTCAAGGAAACTTATCTAGT GAAGATGGGTGGGTGATCTGCAGGGTATTCAAGAAGAAGAACTTATTCAAGGTTGGGAATGAAGGGGGAAGCTCGAGCATGAACTCATCGGATCATCAACAGCTCAACAACACATCAAGCACCAACCAAGCTCGCTCCTTCATGCATACCCACAGAGACAATGAATACTTACTACGCCAACAACACAGTCAAGCCTTCGAACTAAACAACCCAGGCCTTCACTACGCCCACCTCCAGCCACCCCCTCAGTACTCTCTTTTCCAACCCCAAGccctaatcccaacccacaagccCATCGCCGGCTACGACTACACTCAGCTCCCTTCCGACGACTCCCCGGGCCACGGCATGGTGAAGCAGCTCATGACAAACCCTAGAGACTGTGAGAGTGGCAGTGAGAGCCTCCGGTACCAAGCGTGTGAGCCGGGGTTGGAAGTTGGGACGTGCGAACCAAATCAAGCACCAATGGTTGCAGGAGGAGGTGGAAGAGATCATCATGATCAGGGTGGCATGAATGAATGGGGGATGCTGGACCGCCTTGTTACGTCTCATCTCGGAAATGATCAAGACTCGTCGTCGAAAGGAGCAAGATATGATCAGAATGCAAATGCTGCTGCATCCTCCGTCACCCAAATTAATAACCACCTGTCTTTGCGTGGAGAGATGGATTTTTGGGGGTATGGAAAATAG
- the LOC18766913 gene encoding single-stranded DNA-bindig protein WHY2, mitochondrial isoform X1, which produces MMKVLRLLSSSRNQFPTRGALSMHAYTHSSSFSTASKSFSVKGTSAHNVFASFNIFKGKAALSLNPVLPTFTKLESGNLVVSRRGVVMLKFTPAIGERKYDWEKNQVFALSATEVGSLISLGPKDSCELFHDPSMKSSNAGQVRKSLSIKCHADGSGYLVSLAVVNNLLKTKENFIVPVTAAEFAVMKTACSFVLPHIMGWDRLMSNMPTVVGGQQSKVVPQLLDEWDR; this is translated from the exons ATGATGAAGGTTTTGCGCCTCTTGTCCTCCTCCAG GAACCAGTTCCCCACTAGAGGTGCTTTATCAATGCATGCTTATACACATAGCAGCAGCTTTTCAACTGCCAGTAAGAGTTTTTCTGTTAAAG GAACTAGTGCTCATAATgtatttgcttcttttaataTCTTCAAAGGAAAAGCTGCACTCTCTTTGAATCCTGTTCTCCCAACATTCACCAAATTGGAA TCTGGAAATCTTGTAGTTAGTCGGCGTGGTGTTGTCATGTTGAAGTTCACTCCTGCCATTGGCGAGCGCAAGTATGACTGGGAAAAGAACCAG GTATTTGCTTTATCAGCAACGGAGGTTGGCTCTCTGATAAGCTTGGGTCCCAAGGATTCTTGTGAACTCTTTCATGACCCCTCAATGAAATCAAG TAATGCTGGTCAAGTGAGGAAGAGCTTGTCAATTAAGTGTCATGCAGATGGCAGTGGCTACTTGGTTTCTTTGG CTGTTGTGAACAACCTCCTCAAAACCAAAGAGAATTTCATAGTTCCTGTCACAGCTGCTGAATTTGCTGTTATGAAGACTGCTTGCAGT TTTGTGCTGCCCCACATCATGGGTTGGGATAGGTTGATGAGCAATATGCCGACAGTTGTAGGAGGGCAACAATCAAAAGTGGTTCCACAACTTTTGGATGAGTGGGATAGATGA
- the LOC18766913 gene encoding single-stranded DNA-bindig protein WHY2, mitochondrial isoform X2, giving the protein MHAYTHSSSFSTASKSFSVKGTSAHNVFASFNIFKGKAALSLNPVLPTFTKLESGNLVVSRRGVVMLKFTPAIGERKYDWEKNQVFALSATEVGSLISLGPKDSCELFHDPSMKSSNAGQVRKSLSIKCHADGSGYLVSLAVVNNLLKTKENFIVPVTAAEFAVMKTACSFVLPHIMGWDRLMSNMPTVVGGQQSKVVPQLLDEWDR; this is encoded by the exons ATGCATGCTTATACACATAGCAGCAGCTTTTCAACTGCCAGTAAGAGTTTTTCTGTTAAAG GAACTAGTGCTCATAATgtatttgcttcttttaataTCTTCAAAGGAAAAGCTGCACTCTCTTTGAATCCTGTTCTCCCAACATTCACCAAATTGGAA TCTGGAAATCTTGTAGTTAGTCGGCGTGGTGTTGTCATGTTGAAGTTCACTCCTGCCATTGGCGAGCGCAAGTATGACTGGGAAAAGAACCAG GTATTTGCTTTATCAGCAACGGAGGTTGGCTCTCTGATAAGCTTGGGTCCCAAGGATTCTTGTGAACTCTTTCATGACCCCTCAATGAAATCAAG TAATGCTGGTCAAGTGAGGAAGAGCTTGTCAATTAAGTGTCATGCAGATGGCAGTGGCTACTTGGTTTCTTTGG CTGTTGTGAACAACCTCCTCAAAACCAAAGAGAATTTCATAGTTCCTGTCACAGCTGCTGAATTTGCTGTTATGAAGACTGCTTGCAGT TTTGTGCTGCCCCACATCATGGGTTGGGATAGGTTGATGAGCAATATGCCGACAGTTGTAGGAGGGCAACAATCAAAAGTGGTTCCACAACTTTTGGATGAGTGGGATAGATGA
- the LOC18768536 gene encoding probable inactive tRNA-specific adenosine deaminase-like protein 3 isoform X1 translates to MDTWQILHIPDNPPIAPDQQPTVDAIASLIDPKFANTLVRRLNQISPLENLRHVKRVKKKFVEGGKTQLSVILCLASENGNQLESMQNDVQELMNSYKLSPFITKVCKYAALSKEEWEEQCKLWPTSYHPPTYNIDGITGFSEEDSQSVFRFMKYAIQLAKSSDNLVVNAAVIVDPSVKQVITTACDQTCSSYSPTNKITLETSCCEKLEAFISHSDSDGVLNHQTVHSNSFPDKSKQLCTGVSCLYPWQWADQQSDMSSCYWHPLRHAAIVAIESSAARDRYLFPSLGKIQDKSFEMDNMQSSSAGSPAKRQKTNSTNVHSDDNLTNGEGSSSLSARPYLCTGFDMYLVWEPCIMCAMALVHQRIRRIFFAFPNPDAGALGSVHRLQGETSLNHHYAVFRVLVPQQILSREG, encoded by the exons ATGGACACGTGGCAGATCCTCCACATCCCAGACAACCCCCCAATCGCTCCCGACCAACAACCCACAGTGGATGCAATTGCGTCACTCATCGACCCAAAATTTGCTAACACTCTTGTAAG GCGTTTGAATCAAATATCACCATTGGAAAATCTCCGCCACGTGAAGCGGGtgaagaagaaatttgttgAAGGAG GAAAAACTCAACTATCTGTGATCCTATGTCTAGCTTCTGAAAATGGTAATCAGTTGGAGAGCATGCAGAATGATGTACAGGAGCTAATGAATTCCTACAAGTTGAGTCCTTTTATCACAAAA GTCTGCAAGTATGCTGCATTATCAAAAGAAGAGTGGGAAGAACAATGCAAGCTATGGCCAACATCTTATCATCCACCAACCTA TAATATTGATGGCATTACTGGATTCAGTGAAGAGGACTCACAATCAGTGTTCAGATTCATGAAGTACGCTATTCAGTTGGCAAAGTCTAGCGATAATTTG GTAGTCAATGCTGCAGTTATAGTGGATCCTTCAGTTAAACAGGTAATCACTACTGCATGTGATCAAACTTGCTCTTCGTATAGTCCCACAAACAAGATCACCCTTGAAACCAGTTGCTGTGAAAAGCTAGAAGCTTTTATTTCCCATAGTGATTCGGATGGAGTATTGAACCATCAAACTGTGCATTCAAATAGTTTTCCAGacaaatcaaaacaattatGTACCGGCGTATCTTGTTTATATCCTTGGCAATGGGCTGATCAACAATCAGACATGAGTTCGTGTTATTGGCACCCTTTACGTCATGCTGCCATTGTTGCTATTGAATCTTCTGCTGCCAGAGACAGATATCTTTTCCCCAGTTTGGGAAAAATCCAAGATAAGTCTTTTGAAATGGACAACATGCAGTCTTCTTCTGCAGGCTCTCCagcaaaaagacaaaagactAATTCTACAAAT GTTCACAGTGACGACAATCTGACTAATGGTGAAGGTTCCAGTTCTTTATCAGCCAGGCCTTATCTGTGTACAGGTTTTGACATGTACCTTGTTTGGGAGCCGTGCATAAT GTGTGCAATGGCACTTGTCCATCAGAGAATTAGGCGTATATTCTTTGCTTTCCCAAACCCGGATGCAGGGGCATTGGGTAGTGTTCACAGACTACAAGGGGAAACAAGCTTAAATCATCACTATGCTGTATTCAGAGTGTTAGTGCCTCAACAAATCCTTAGTAGGGAGGGATGA
- the LOC18768536 gene encoding probable inactive tRNA-specific adenosine deaminase-like protein 3 isoform X3 → MDTWQILHIPDNPPIAPDQQPTVDAIASLIDPKFANTLVRRLNQISPLENLRHVKRVKKKFVEGGKTQLSVILCLASENGNQLESMQNDVQELMNSYKLSPFITKVCKYAALSKEEWEEQCKLWPTSYHPPTYNIDGITGFSEEDSQSVFRFMKYAIQLAKSSDNLVHSDDNLTNGEGSSSLSARPYLCTGFDMYLVWEPCIMCAMALVHQRIRRIFFAFPNPDAGALGSVHRLQGETSLNHHYAVFRVLVPQQILSREG, encoded by the exons ATGGACACGTGGCAGATCCTCCACATCCCAGACAACCCCCCAATCGCTCCCGACCAACAACCCACAGTGGATGCAATTGCGTCACTCATCGACCCAAAATTTGCTAACACTCTTGTAAG GCGTTTGAATCAAATATCACCATTGGAAAATCTCCGCCACGTGAAGCGGGtgaagaagaaatttgttgAAGGAG GAAAAACTCAACTATCTGTGATCCTATGTCTAGCTTCTGAAAATGGTAATCAGTTGGAGAGCATGCAGAATGATGTACAGGAGCTAATGAATTCCTACAAGTTGAGTCCTTTTATCACAAAA GTCTGCAAGTATGCTGCATTATCAAAAGAAGAGTGGGAAGAACAATGCAAGCTATGGCCAACATCTTATCATCCACCAACCTA TAATATTGATGGCATTACTGGATTCAGTGAAGAGGACTCACAATCAGTGTTCAGATTCATGAAGTACGCTATTCAGTTGGCAAAGTCTAGCGATAATTTG GTTCACAGTGACGACAATCTGACTAATGGTGAAGGTTCCAGTTCTTTATCAGCCAGGCCTTATCTGTGTACAGGTTTTGACATGTACCTTGTTTGGGAGCCGTGCATAAT GTGTGCAATGGCACTTGTCCATCAGAGAATTAGGCGTATATTCTTTGCTTTCCCAAACCCGGATGCAGGGGCATTGGGTAGTGTTCACAGACTACAAGGGGAAACAAGCTTAAATCATCACTATGCTGTATTCAGAGTGTTAGTGCCTCAACAAATCCTTAGTAGGGAGGGATGA
- the LOC18768536 gene encoding probable inactive tRNA-specific adenosine deaminase-like protein 3 isoform X2 has product MQLRHSSTQNLLTLLRLNQISPLENLRHVKRVKKKFVEGGKTQLSVILCLASENGNQLESMQNDVQELMNSYKLSPFITKVCKYAALSKEEWEEQCKLWPTSYHPPTYNIDGITGFSEEDSQSVFRFMKYAIQLAKSSDNLVVNAAVIVDPSVKQVITTACDQTCSSYSPTNKITLETSCCEKLEAFISHSDSDGVLNHQTVHSNSFPDKSKQLCTGVSCLYPWQWADQQSDMSSCYWHPLRHAAIVAIESSAARDRYLFPSLGKIQDKSFEMDNMQSSSAGSPAKRQKTNSTNVHSDDNLTNGEGSSSLSARPYLCTGFDMYLVWEPCIMCAMALVHQRIRRIFFAFPNPDAGALGSVHRLQGETSLNHHYAVFRVLVPQQILSREG; this is encoded by the exons ATGCAATTGCGTCACTCATCGACCCAAAATTTGCTAACACTCTT GCGTTTGAATCAAATATCACCATTGGAAAATCTCCGCCACGTGAAGCGGGtgaagaagaaatttgttgAAGGAG GAAAAACTCAACTATCTGTGATCCTATGTCTAGCTTCTGAAAATGGTAATCAGTTGGAGAGCATGCAGAATGATGTACAGGAGCTAATGAATTCCTACAAGTTGAGTCCTTTTATCACAAAA GTCTGCAAGTATGCTGCATTATCAAAAGAAGAGTGGGAAGAACAATGCAAGCTATGGCCAACATCTTATCATCCACCAACCTA TAATATTGATGGCATTACTGGATTCAGTGAAGAGGACTCACAATCAGTGTTCAGATTCATGAAGTACGCTATTCAGTTGGCAAAGTCTAGCGATAATTTG GTAGTCAATGCTGCAGTTATAGTGGATCCTTCAGTTAAACAGGTAATCACTACTGCATGTGATCAAACTTGCTCTTCGTATAGTCCCACAAACAAGATCACCCTTGAAACCAGTTGCTGTGAAAAGCTAGAAGCTTTTATTTCCCATAGTGATTCGGATGGAGTATTGAACCATCAAACTGTGCATTCAAATAGTTTTCCAGacaaatcaaaacaattatGTACCGGCGTATCTTGTTTATATCCTTGGCAATGGGCTGATCAACAATCAGACATGAGTTCGTGTTATTGGCACCCTTTACGTCATGCTGCCATTGTTGCTATTGAATCTTCTGCTGCCAGAGACAGATATCTTTTCCCCAGTTTGGGAAAAATCCAAGATAAGTCTTTTGAAATGGACAACATGCAGTCTTCTTCTGCAGGCTCTCCagcaaaaagacaaaagactAATTCTACAAAT GTTCACAGTGACGACAATCTGACTAATGGTGAAGGTTCCAGTTCTTTATCAGCCAGGCCTTATCTGTGTACAGGTTTTGACATGTACCTTGTTTGGGAGCCGTGCATAAT GTGTGCAATGGCACTTGTCCATCAGAGAATTAGGCGTATATTCTTTGCTTTCCCAAACCCGGATGCAGGGGCATTGGGTAGTGTTCACAGACTACAAGGGGAAACAAGCTTAAATCATCACTATGCTGTATTCAGAGTGTTAGTGCCTCAACAAATCCTTAGTAGGGAGGGATGA
- the LOC18767538 gene encoding phytolongin Phyl1.1, translating into MGSIQNTVYYCCVSRGNRILYVYSGGDGEIENLATLCLEKTPPFHRWYFETVGKRTYGFLIEDGYIYFTIVDESLGSPGVLQFLEHLRDEFKKVDRKGSRGSLSSMSSVGIQEQLVPVIHRLITSLENVSQSGSNWTAETSLSLHAGLSPSPNGANGQTEVATSTKAPLLGKPNKQDKKKAKDHVIAMRDIELEEHRKSTDRGVNIDSANSDSNSHAGAGSSIALQKDLGSMRIRSGSQGIRKKWCRQVRIVLAIDAAVCVILFVIWLLICNGIACIR; encoded by the coding sequence ATGGGTTCCATTCAAAATACCGTTTACTACTGTTGTGTATCAAGGGGTAATCGGATCCTTTATGTATACAGTGGTGGAGATGGTGAAATTGAGAACTTGGCTACTTTGTGCTTGGAAAAGACTCCTCCTTTTCATAGGTGGTATTTTGAGACAGTGGGCAAAAGGACTTATGGGTTCCTAATTGAAGATGGGtatatttatttcacaattGTTGATGAGAGTCTGGGAAGCCCTGGTGTTCTTCAATTTCTGGAGCATTTGAGAGACGAATTCAAGAAGGTAGACAGGAAGGGTTCCAGGGGAAGTTTGTCGAGTATGAGCTCTGTTGGCATACAAGAACAGTTAGTCCCCGTTATCCACCGCTTGATCACCTCCTTGGAGAATGTTTCTCAGAGTGGTAGTAATTGGACAGCTGAAACTTCCCTGTCACTTCATGCTGGTCTTTCTCCATCACCAAATGGTGCAAACGGACAAACTGAAGTTGCCACTTCTACAAAAGCCCCTCTATTGGGGAAGCCTAACAAGCAAGATAAGAAGAAGGCGAAAGATCATGTTATTGCTATGAGAGACATTGAGTTGGAGGAACATAGGAAATCTACGGATAGAGGTGTCAATATTGACTCAGCAAATTCAGATTCTAATAGCCATGCTGGAGCAGGTTCTTCAATTGCATTACAAAAAGATTTGGGCTCAATGAGGATTAGGTCAGGCTCTCAAGGCATTCGAAAGAAGTGGTGTCGCCAAGTGCGAATCGTCCTTGCCATTGATGCGGCTGTTTGTGTAATACTGTTTGTGATATGGTTATTGATATGTAATGGTATTGCGTGCATCCGTTGA
- the LOC18768571 gene encoding RING-H2 finger protein ATL7 — protein sequence MSYNHVYPRCCLNSSDSSSKSKESPSGQFKLYQFFVFCVPIFFTFILLFVFYLFYLRPRRVNWSSLRMTTSPQINNDIATVELGLKKELREMLPIIVYKESFSVRDTQCSVCLGDYQAEDRLQQIPACAHTFHIDCIDSWLSTHSTCPLCRLSLLSSHKSQNESPDVPVESSHEYSVAENNFVTPLPQMPQACEETEATESGLRNKEPRTALHSSEEDPRSSQWVDCKRELRDVGNATELHEHTRGSSA from the exons ATGTCTTATAATCATGTATATCCGAGATGTTGCTTAAACTCTTCAGACTCTTCTAGTAAGTCAAAAGAAAGTCCTTCAGGTCAATTCAAGCTTTACCAGTTCTTCGTGTTCTGTGTACCAATCTTCTTCACTTTCATCCTCCTCTTCGTCTTCTACTTGTTCTATCTTCGCCCTCGACGGGTCAATTGGTCATCTCTTAGAATGACAACCTCTCCACAGATTAACAATGACATTGCCACT GTTGAATTGGGCTTGAAAAAAGAACTGAGAGAGATGCTACCCATTATTGTATATAAGGAGAGCTTCTCCGTCAGAGATACACA ATGCTCAGTATGCCTGGGCGACTATCAAGCAGAGGATAGGCTTCAACAAATACCAGCCTGTGCCCATACATTTCATATTGATTGCATTGATAGCTGGCTTTCCACCCACAGCACCTGTCCACTCTGCCGCCTATCCCTCCTTTCGTCTCATAAATCTCAAAATGAATCGCCTGATGTACCGGTGGAGTCGAGTCATGAATATTCTGTTGCAGAGAATAATTTTGTAACACCCCTTCCACAGATGCCTCAAGCGTGTGAAGAAACAGAAGCTACAGAGTCCGGGTTGAGGAATAAGGAACCTAGAACTGCCCTACACAGTTCCGAAGAAGATCCAAGAAGTTCTCAATGGGTTGATTGTAAGCGAGAATTGAGGGATGTAGGAAATGCAACTGAGTTGCATGAGCATACTCGTGGATCTTCTg CTTGA